A single region of the Pelobates fuscus isolate aPelFus1 chromosome 4, aPelFus1.pri, whole genome shotgun sequence genome encodes:
- the LOC134609246 gene encoding zinc finger BED domain-containing protein 6-like: MSYETEDPSMACDSSLHSVFPRKHTGQTELADADDQYSKPSQSVHDVKTVQTPAGPSETVPEIEIKLESSDDEDGKNEACSFTQPGASARSLVSYPKKTVNIPDFGKGETVDKDFIRPLPDAHSLSHFPFRPMRKRKSTSEVWQFFYRDANNICRAICGICRMSVSRGKLGGNFGTTALKRHLENKHPMEWAQRESMRHQRGDEEEEEEPFEEEEEKDEPYEKTFNEHATLYSSQETSENSRMTCRTYEIIDSSDEGEDDDKVGGGINGVEIDEEIEIKRLRLLAREDNMRMNQFRGSTLDMRVTGKQSIGMVNIQLPSTSSSGYSGNSSVPAGTKKRKSTSAVWQFFYIDRTNICRAICTLCQLSVSRGKQGGHFGTSALMRHLEGKHTLEWAKGKLNKSKSNNIIEVEDEEEEEAEEQLDSVFTHQQVPFGHLSSSGFSEYSEVSTSLATAMPLEYDNGLVKRRSEISRDCAVGTLSSVQYQHIPAMTKDVSANGKYAPNHPKAQSWNKNITELMCGLALPYSFINSKAFLMFMQRADPLYSLPKKSFFSGRAVPQLYEAVCEQVAGELKRSECAQVHITAHMWNTDLPMNFLALTAHWVMFTSETQSSSTRKYAVLCVKRFPKQFNESKIQQELIHQVNLWLSPSALKPGFFICSGDFNLVHAIKGANYSYIPSFTHSLSILVMDFLQNNHFISSMLVAARKLCSHFIHSSRADKILSELQYQYSLPKHSLKLETVPHWTSTFYMLQRLLEQQRAVQEYLATYKLESGDLFLTSSHWNLMGSLVYLLQPFEMATREVNASDCSLSQVLPEVRYLHIFLRQIRGHFEGKGDANGVVLADSFALKLSRDYGVNEMFQMEEYVLSTLLDPRFKGRIEAILPPGSDIDHWKQVLVKKVKEVMISSASFYPPSRYSKRAAVPFKRDSDCDSELLMEKHYNLEENINTVSTWGSMAEPPLIQKDKSLIEHLESVGLMASESTGASLSTESHSACVMVEKYLQDNKTIGAKEDPLGYWEKRKWLWPALTKLAIMYLTCPPSSIFAERVFKSPRGFVDTQCSLEVVEGIEHIYFLKANLENFPHYTPPPLISSSDNEMEQSDNEDGF; this comes from the coding sequence ATGTCATACGAAACAGAAGACCCATCTATGGCTTGTGATTCTTCGTTACATTCCGTTTTTCCCAGGAAACATACTGGTCAGACTGAGTTGGCCGATGCTGATGATCAGTATTCCAAACCTTCACAGAGTGTCCATGATGTAAAGACTGTGCAAACCCCAGCAGGACCAAGTGAAACCGTCCCAGAGATTGAGATAAAGCTGGAATCTAGTGACGATGAAGATGGGAAGAATGAAGCTTGTTCCTTTACTCAACCAGGAGCCAGCGCAAGAAGCCTTGTCTCATATCCCAAAAAAACTGTGAATATTCCAGATTTTGGGAAGGGTGAAACTGTTGATAAAGATTTTATAAGACCATTACCTGATGCTCACAGTCTCAGCCATTTCCCATTCCGACCCATGAGGAAGAGAAAGTCCACATCAGAAGTGTGGCAGTTTTTTTATCGTGATGCTAATAACATTTGCCGAGCAATATGTGGTATTTGCAGAATGAGTGTCAGCCGAGGGAAATTAGGTGGGAACTTTGGGACAACGGCCCTTAAACGCCATTTGGAAAACAAACACCCTATGGAATGGGCGCAACGAGAATCAATGAGACACCAGAGAGGagatgaagaagaagaagaggaaccTTTTGAGGAGGAAGAAGAAAAGGATGAACCCTATGAAAAGACATTCAATGAACATGCTACCTTGTACAGCTCCCAAGAAACCTCTGAAAATAGCAGAATGACATGCAGAACATATGAGATCATTGATTCCAGTGATGAGGGAGAAGATGACGATAAAgttggggggggaataaatggagtggAGATTGATGAGGAGATTGAAATAAAGAGGCTGAGGCTTCTCGCCAGGGAGGACAATATGAGAATGAATCAATTTCGGGGTTCCACACTTGATATGAGAGTCACTGGTAAGCAATCCATAGGAATGGTAAATATACAGCTCCCCAGTACATCATCTTCGGGTTATTCCGGAAACTCATCAGTACCTGCAGGCACCAAGAAAAGGAAATCTACCTCTGCTGTGTGGCAGTTTTTCTACATTGACCGCACAAACATTTGCAGAGCAATCTGTACTCTTTGCCAGTTAAGTGTCAGCCGTGGAAAACAAGGTGGACATTTTGGAACATCAGCATTAATGCGGCACCTCGAAGGAAAGCACACGTTAGAATGGGCAAAAGGCAAGCTGAACAAGTCAAAAAGCAATAATATAATTGAGGTGGAAGATGAGGAAGAGGAAGAAGCAGAGGAACAGCTGGATTCAGTTTTTACTCATCAACAGGTACCTTTTGGTCATTTAAGTTCATCAGGTTTCTCTGAATATTCTGAAGTGTCCACTAGTTTGGCCACAGCCATGCCCTTGGAGTACGATAATGGATTAGTAAAAAGAAGGAGTGAGATAAGTAGAGACTGTGCCGTGGGTACATTATCCTCAGTACAATATCAGCACATTCCTGCCATGACAAAGGATGTCAGTGCTAATGGAAAATATGCCCCAAATCACCCAAAAGCCCAGTCATGGAACAAGAACATTACAGAGTTGATGTGTGGCCTAGCGCTTCCATATTCATTCATCAACTCCAAAGCATTCTTGATGTTTATGCAAAGAGCAGATCCTCTTTACTCTTTGCCGAAGAAATCGTTTTTCTCGGGTAGGGCTGTGCCCCAGTTGTATGAAGCTGTGTGTGAGCAGGTGGCTGGTGAATTAAAGAGGTCCGAATGTGCGCAGGTCCACATAACTGCACACATGTGGAACACTGACCTCCCTATGAATTTTTTGGCTCTAACAGCACATTGGGTCATGTTCACCTCAGAGACTCAGTCATCCAGTACAAGGAAGTACGCTGTGCTCTGTGTCAAACGATTTCCCAAACAATTCAATGAAAGCAAAATCCAACAAGAACTCATTCATCAGGTTAACCTTTGGCTTTCTCCCAGTGCCCTGAAACCTGGTTTCTTCATCTGCAGTGGGGACTTCAATCTTGTCCACGCCATTAAAGGTGCTAACTATAGCTATATACCTAGCTTTACTCATTCCCTCAGTATACTCGTTATGGATTTTCTGCAGAATAACCACTTTATAAGCAGCATGCTGGTTGCAGCCAGGAAACTTTGCAGCCATTTTATTCACTCTTCCCGAGCAGACAAGATCCTGAGTGAGCTTCAGTATCAGTATAGCTTGCCCAAACACTCATTGAAACTGGAGACTGTTCCTCATTGGACATCTACATTCTACATGCTACAGAGACTTCTAGAGCAACAAAGAGCTGTCCAGGAGTATTTGGCAACATACAAGTTAGAATCAGGTGACCTCTTCCTTACTTCTAGCCACTGGAATCTTATGGGCTCCTTGGTGTATCTTTTGCAACCCTTTGAGATGGCAACACGAGAGGTTAACGCAAGTGATTGTTCTCTTAGTCAGGTCCTCCCAGAAGTTCGGTATCTTCACATATTCCTTAGACAGATCAGAGGACATTTTGAGGGCAAAGGCGATGCTAATGGTGTTGTCCTGGCAGATAGTTTTGCTTTAAAACTTTCCAGAGACTATGGTGTAAATGAAATGTTCCAAATGGAAGAATATGTTTTATCCACCTTGCTAGATCCAAGGTTTAAAGGACGGATAGAGGCCATACTCCCACCGGGGTCAGATATTGACCACTGGAAGCAGGTGCTTGTAAAGAAAGTAAAAGAAGTCATGATATCTTCTGCCTCATTTTACCCGCCCTCTCGGTATTCCAAAAGAGCTGCTGTTCCTTTTAAAAGGGATTCTGATTGCGACTCTGAGCTTCTAATGGAAAAGCATTACAACCTAGAAGAAAATATTAACACTGTGTCAACTTGGGGAAGTATGGCAGAACCTCCTTTAATTCAGAAAGATAAATCACTGATAGAGCATTTAGAGAGTGTTGGGCTTATGGCTTCTGAGAGTACTGGAGCGTCCTTGTCAACTGAGAGCCACTCAGCATGTGTCATGGTGGAAAAATATCTCCAGGATAACAAGACAATTGGAGCCAAGGAGGACCCGTTGGGCTACTGGGAAAAGAGAAAGTGGCTGTGGCCAGCTCTGACCAAGCTTGCCATAATGTATCTGACTTGCCCACCTTCAAGTATTTTTGCAGAGCGTGTCTTTAAGTCTCCTCGTGGCTTTGTAGACACACAGTGTTCTTTAGAAGTTGTGGAAGGGATAGAGCATATTTATTTTCTGAAAGCTAATCTGGAAAACTTCCCTCACTATACTCCACCACCTCTAATCTCCTCATCAGACAACGAGATGGAGCAAAGCGATAACGAAGATGGGTTTTAG